The Phacochoerus africanus isolate WHEZ1 chromosome 15, ROS_Pafr_v1, whole genome shotgun sequence genome has a segment encoding these proteins:
- the LOC125116142 gene encoding interferon-induced protein with tetratricopeptide repeats 5, protein MSEIPKDSLKAILLELECHFTWNLLKEDIDLFDVEDTIGQQLEFLTTKSRLTLYNLLAYVKHLKGQNKDALDCLKQAEEIIQREHSDKEEVRSLVTWGNYAWVYYHMDQLKETQNYIDKVGNVCKQFSSPSNYKLERPEIDCEKGWALLKFGGKYYQKAKAAFEQALEVEPDNPEFNIGYAITVYRLDDSDREGSIKSFSLGPLRKAVTLNPDNSYIKVFLALKLQDVHAEAEGEKYIEEILDQISSQPYVLRYAAKFYRRKNSWDKALELLKKALEVTPTSSFLNHQMGLCYRAQMIQIKKATRNRPKGKDKLKVDELITSAISHFKAAVERDSMFAFAYTDLANMYAEGGQYNNAEDIFQKALRLENITDDHKHQIHYHYGRFQEFHRKSENTAIHHYLEALKVKDRSSLRTKLTSALKKLATKRLAHNPSDVQSLSALGFVYKLEGEKRQAAEYYERAQKIDPENAEFLTALCELRLSI, encoded by the exons ATGAG TGAAATTCCTAAGGACTCCTTGAAGGCCATTCTGTTGGAGTTAGAATGTCACTTTACATGGAATTTACTTAAGGAAGACATTGATCTGTTTGATGTGGAAGATACAATTGGGCAACAGCTTGAATTTCTTACCACAAAATCCAGACTCACTCTCTATAACCTCTTGGCCTATGTGAAACACCTAAAGGGCCAAAATAAAGATGCCCTAGATTGTTTGAAACAAGCAGAAGAAATAATACAGCGTGAACACTCGGATAAAGAAGAAGTACGAAGTCTGGTCACTTGGGGAAACTATGCCTGGGTGTATTATCATATGGACCAGCTTAAAGAAACTCAGAATTATATAGACAAGGTAGGAAATGTCTGCAAGCAGTTTTCCAGTCCTTCTAACTACAAGTTGGAGCGTCCAGAGATTGACTGTGAGAAAGGGTGGGCACTCTTGAAATTTGGAGGAAAGTATTACCAAAAGGCTAAAGCAGCTTTTGAGCAGGCTCTGGAAGTGGAACCTGACAATCCAGAATTTAACATTGGCTATGCCATCACAGTGTATCGGCTAGATGATTCTGATAGAGAAGGGTCTATAAAGAGCTTCTCTCTGGGCCCCCTGAGGAAAGCTGTTACCCTGAATCCAGATAATTCCTACATCAAGGTTTTTCTGGCGCTGAAGCTTCAAGATGTGCATGCAGAAGCTGAAGGGGAAAAGTATATTGAAGAAATCCTGGACCAGATATCATCCCAACCTTATGTCCTCCGTTATGCAGCCAAATTCTATAGGAGAAAAAATTCCTGGGACAAAGCTCTTGAACTTTTGAAAAAGGCCTTGGAGGTGACACCAACCTCTTCTTTCCTGAATCACCAAATGGGACTTTGCtatagggcacaaatgatccAAATCAAGAAGGCCACTCGAAACAGACCTAAAGGAAAGGATAAACTGAAAGTGGATGAGCTGATTACATCTGCTATATCTCATTTCAAAGCAGCCGTGGAGCGAGACTCTATGTTTGCATTTGCCTACACGGACCTGGCCAACATGtatgctgagggaggccagtacAACAATGCTGAAGACATTTTTCAGAAAGCTCTTCGTCTGGAGAACATAACTGATGATCACAAACATCAAATCCACTACCACTATGGTCGCTTTCAGGAATTTCACCGTAAATCAGAAAATACAGCCATCCACCATTATTTAGAAGCCTTAAAAGTCAAAGACAGGTCTTCTCTGCGTACCAAACTGACAAGTGCTTTGAAGAAACTGGCTACCAAGAGACTTGCTCACAATCCTTCAGATGTGCAGAGTTTAAGTGCCCTAGGGTTTGTTTACAagctggaaggagaaaaaaggcaGGCTGCTGAGTACTATGAGCGGGCCCAAAAGATAGATCCAGAAAATGCAGAATTTCTTACTGCTCTCTGTGAGCTTCGACTTTCCATTTAA
- the LOC125116140 gene encoding interferon-induced protein with tetratricopeptide repeats 1-like: MSNNADEDQIKDKLQQLKCHFTWELVIQDTEIPDLENRVLEEIEFLDTKYNVGIHNLLAYVKHRRGQNEEALKSLKDAEDLTQQEHTDQSEVRRLVTWGNYAWLYYLTSRKAEAQIYLDKVKDTCRKLANPSSYRMECPQMDCEEGWALLKCGGKNYERAKVCFEKALEADPENPEFSTGYAITIYRLDHLNKVAGFYGSFCLNALKQAVRLNPEDAYIKALFALKLQELKQEDEGEKYIKEALAKESSKTYVFRHAVKFYRRKGSLDEALQFSKLALKATPFSSFLHHQTGLCYKSQITQIMKATNWQPKGEDKENISRLIQLATSHFEFAVQRKPTFEIAYIDLAEMYAEAGDHRKAEDTFQRVLCMESLEKLILQKIHFHYGQFLEFQKKSEVDAISHYLKAVQIETASFERNKSILSLKKLVLKKLQRNGSDAESLSILGYVYKLKGQMKEALEYYEQALRLASN, encoded by the exons ATGAG taataATGCTGACGAAGATCAGATCAAGGATAAGCTGCAACAGTTGAAATGTCATTTTACATGGGAGTTGGTCATTCAAGACACTGAAATACCTGATTTAGAAAACAGGGTCTTGGAGGAGATTGAGTTCCTCGACACCAAATACAATGTGGGAATACACAACCTACTGGCCTATGTGAAACACCGGAGAGGCCAGAATGAGGAAGCCCTGAAGAGTTTGAAAGATGCTGAAGATTTAACCCAACAAGAACATACTGACCAATCAGAGGTGAGAAGGCTGGTTACCTGGGGCAACTATGCCTGGCTGTATTACCTTACGTCTCGAAAGGCAGAAGCCCAGATTTACCTGGACAAGGTGAAGGACACTTGCAGGAAGCTTGCAAATCCCTCCAGCTATAGAATGGAGTGTCCTCAGATGGACTGTGAGGAAGGATGGGCCTTGCTAAAATGTGGAGGAAAGAATTATGAACGGGCCAAGGTCTGCTTCGAAAAAGCTCTGGAAGCAGACCCTGAAAATCCTGAATTCAGCACTGGGTATGCAATCACCATCTATCGCCTGGACCACCTTAACAAAGTAGCAGGTTTCTATGGGTCATTTTGTCTGAATGCTCTAAAACAGGCTGTCAGGCTAAATCCAGAAGATGCATATATTAAGGCTCTCTTTGCCCTGAAGCTTCAAGAATTAAAGCaagaagatgaaggagaaaagTACATTAAAGAAGCACTGGCCAAGGAGTCCTCAAAGACCTATGTCTTCCGACACGCAGTCAAGTTTTACCGAAGAAAGGGCTCTCTGGATGAAGCTCTTCAGTTCTCAAAACTGGCCTTGAAGGCAAcacccttctcttctttcctgcaTCACCAGACAGGGCTTTGCTACAAGTCACAAATTACCCAAATAATGAAAGCTACAAATTGGCAGCCTAAAGGAGAGGACAAAGAAAACATCAGCAGACTAATACAATTAGCCACAAGTCATTTTGAATTTGCTGTGCAACGAAAGCCCACATTTGAGATTGCTTATATAGACCTGGCAGAAATGTATGCAGAAGCAGGCGACCACAGAAAAGCAGAAGATACTTTTCAAAGAGTGTTGTGTATGGAATCACTTGAAAAATTGATACTGCAAAAGATACATTTCCACTATGGCCAATTTctggaatttcaaaaaaaatctgaagtggATGCAATTAGTCATTACTTAAAAGCAGTACAAATAGAAACGGCATCATTCGAAAGGAATAAAAGTATACTTTCTTTGAAGAAATTGGTTTTAAAGAAACTTCAGAGAAATGGGTCAGATGCAGAAAGCTTAAGCATCCTTGGGTATGTCTATAAATTGAAAGGACAAATGAAAGAAGCCCTGGAGTATTATGAGCAGGCCCTGAGGCTGGCTTCTAACTAG